A single genomic interval of Rhododendron vialii isolate Sample 1 chromosome 3a, ASM3025357v1 harbors:
- the LOC131320644 gene encoding chalcone isomerase-like protein 2: protein MGSEMVMVDEIPFPPKVTTTKPLSLLGHGITDIEIHFLQIKFTAIGVYLDAEVLGHLQQWKGKSGKDLAEDDDFFEALISAPVEKLLRVVVIKEIKGSQYGVQLESAVRDRLAADDKYEEEEEAALEQIVEFFQSKYFKKDCIITFHFPASSASVEIAFASEGKEESKIKVENANVVEMIKKWYLGGTRGVSPSTISCLANNLSAQLSK, encoded by the exons A TGGGTTCAGAAATGGTGATGGTGGACGAAATTCCATTTCCTCCTAAGGTCACAACCACCAAGCCACTGTCTCTTCTTGGCCATG GAATCACAGATATTGAGATACACTTTCTCCAAATCAAGTTCACAGCTATCGGAGTTTACTTGGATGCTGAAGTTCTGGGACACTTGCAGCAATGGAAGGGTAAATCAGGGAAGGACCTAGCCGAAGATGATGACTTCTTTGAGGCCCTTATTTCTG CGCCAGTGGAGAAGTTGTTGAGGGTTGTGGTGATCAAGGAGATAAAGGGGTCACAGTATGGTGTGCAGCTAGAGAGCGCAGTGAGGGACCGACTGGCTGCAGATGATAAATacgaagaagaggaggaagctGCGTTGGAGCAAATCGTCGAGTTTTTCCAGTCCAAATATTTCAAGAAAGACTGCATCATAACGTTCCATTTCCCTGCATCTTCTGCCTCTGTAGAG ATTGCATTTGCAAGTGAGGGAAAAGAGGAATCGAAGATCAAGGTTGAGAATGCGAATGTGGTTGAGATGATCAAGAAATGGTATTTGGGTGGAACCAGGGGGGTTTCTCCTTCAACCATCTCCTGCTTAGCCAACAACCTCTCTGCTCAGTTGTCCAAGTGA